A stretch of Corvus hawaiiensis isolate bCorHaw1 chromosome 8, bCorHaw1.pri.cur, whole genome shotgun sequence DNA encodes these proteins:
- the EXOSC1 gene encoding exosome complex component CSL4 isoform X1: MAPPARYCVPGERLCSTEEATAGSGTYTRHGFIFSSLAGCLERRNEDSELPVVSVVRDSESQLLPNVGAVVTCKVCSINSRFAKVHILYVGSTPLKSTFRGTIRREDIRATEKDKVEVYKSFRPSDIVLAKVISLGDAQSNYLLSTAENELGVVVARSEAGVQMVPISWCEMQCPRTHTKEFRKVARVQPQFLQT; this comes from the exons ATGGCGCCTCCCGCACGCTACTGCGTCCCTG GTGAGCGGTTGTGCAGCACGGAAGAGGCCACGGCTGGCAGTGGGACCTACACCCGTCATGGTTTCATCTTCTCCTCGCTGGCCGgctgcctggagaggaggaatGAGGACAGCGAG CTGCCCGTGGTGTCGGTGGTGAGAGACAGCgagtcccagctcctgcccaacGTGGGGGCCGTGGTGACATGCAAG GTCTGCAGCATTAACTCCCGCTTTGCCAAGGTGCACATCTTGTATGTTGGCTCCACACCACTGAAATCCACCTTCCGAGGGACCATACG GAGAGAAGATATCCGAGCCACGGAGAAGGATAAG GTAGAAGTGTACAAGAGCTTCCGCCCCAGTGACATCGTCCTGGCCAAAGTT ATCTCCTTGGGGGATGCGCAGTCCAACTacctgctgagcacagcagagaatGAGCTGGGCGTGGTGGTGGCACGAAGTGAGGCAG gggtgcAGATGGTGCCCATCAGCTGGTGCGAGATGCAGTGCCCACGGACACACACCAAGGAGTTCCGTAAGGTGGCCCGGGTGCAGCCCCAGTTCCTGCAGACATGA
- the RRP12 gene encoding RRP12-like protein → MAADAGSGKGARGAAARGTGSSMARSGRLRSGAAAKLKRWRKGHSSDSNPETRQHRLAARSRFCSRPAEKSNLTVDAVKLHNELQSGSLRLERASDSAQVRMEEDSAEEAATEKSSGTFLSGLSDCTNITFSKVQRFWESNSAAHKEICAVLAAVTEVIRSRGGKESETEYFAALMTTLEAVESPESLSAVAYLLNLVLKRVPSPVLIKKFSDASKAFMSIVSSQACSSSTSALRWVLSCLATLLRKQDLASWSYPITLQVYHGLLSFCVHTKPKVRKAAQYGVCSVLRGSEFMFGDAAPEHHPAAPSTAKFCVQEIEKAGGAKEATTTLHVLALLRDVLPCFPAALVKTCCETLLRVMTLSHVLVTACAMQAFHSLFSAQASVACLPAELNAQIITALYDYVPSTSDLQPLLTWLSTMERAHINLARLQKDLCWAHLPRLFSAAMNCFLSPHSQVVSAAAQTLQALLSECIAPHMEDIGTVSTSAPAPAAHLCKMFRSVEEGLTYRFHAAWDEVLRVLEVFFETCGKQCHPIMRKCLQSLCDLRLSPHFPYTAEVDQAVGAAVSTMGPEVLLESVPLQIDGKEETLDFPRSWLLPVLRDNVQGARLGFFTSYFLPLAAALKSRALEFTQAGKSVEAKIYDTLQWQVWTLLPGFCTHPTDVLGAFKGLARTLGMAISERPDLRPTVCQALRTLIHKGCKTDAERAEVGRFAKNFLPILFNVYSQPEEDGGTSAQRRSVLDTVRAYLTVTDPQMVCGFLEKASAKLASLESSEFTRLSILDLVVAMAPYADEQSLGSLYRTIQPSLQSKERSMQKKAYRVLEEVCAAPHAPCQAFVRSHLQDLQTALLDSLKSAASPAKRPRLKCLFHIVKQLSAEHEPFVTALVPEVILCTKEVSVGARKNAFMLLVEMGHAFIRFGPTPEEAMQRFLLLIYVGLTGSVTMISCTVLALTRLFFEFKDHLEFSVVEQLLQNICLLLASRTRDVVKAALGFLKVTLLLVDTKLLAKHVQTMLEAVGNLSDDMRRHFRMKLRNLFIKFIRKFGFELVKGLLPAEYHKVLVNIRKAESRSRKQRALKKAAADMDEEEAPPPQPRGDSMEEILADSEDEEEEEEERQRSKEWRKQARQKGQAWLKEGEDDEPLNFLDPNVSQRVLATKPGPKRSRGVSHDFQMSEDGRLIIRDEEEEVDDDEAKGADEEMADVLQDVGLRSKKSQKRRFREEPDDEEAEAGTYSQYRAGGSGIHRQLNKEPAFGAEYRSKKGKGDVKKKGQLDPYAYIPLNRAKLNRRKRAKMQGQFKGLMKGAQRGAKAGHRNHLKSQRS, encoded by the exons atggcggctgACGCCGGAAGCGGAAAGGGGGCGCGGGGCGCAGCCGCACGTGGAACCGGGTCCAGCATGGCGCGGAGCGGGAGGCTGCGGTCGGGAGCCGCGGCTAAGCTGAAGCGCTGGCGGAAGGGCCACAGCAGCGACTCCAACCCCGAGACCCGCCAGCATCGCTTGGCTGCCCGCAGCCGCTTCTGCAGCCGGCCGGCGG AGAAAAGTAACTTGACAGTGGATGCAGTGAAGCTGCACAATGAGCTGCAGTCGGGGTCCCTGCGTCTGGAGCGGGCGAGTGACAGTGCTCAGGTCCGTATGGAGGAGGACAGTGCTGAAGAGGCTGCCACAGAGAAGTCTTCTGGCACCTTCCTGAGCGGGCTGAGCGACTGCACCAACATCACCTTCAGCAAGGTGCAGCGCTTCTGGGAATCCAACTCTGCTGCTCACAAAGAG ATCTGTGCCGTGCTGGCGGCTGTGACAGAGGTGATCCGCTCCCGGGGCGGCAAGGAGAGCGAGACGGAGTACTTTGCTGCACTG ATGACCACGCTGGAGGCAGTGGAGTCCCCCGAGTCACTGTCTGCTGTTGCATACCTGCTTAACCTTGTCTTAAAGCG GGTCCCAAGCCCTGTTCTTATTAAAAAGTTCTCAGATGCCTCAAAAGCGTTCATGAGTATCGTGTCCTCACaggcctgcagcagctccacctCTGCCCTGCGATGG GTCCTCTCTTGCCTGGCCACGCTGCTACGGAAGCAAGATTTGGCATCCTGGAGCTATCCCATCACCCTGCAGGTCTATCATGGCTTGCTGAGCTTTTGTGTTCATACCAAGCCCAAG GTGCGGAAAGCAGCGCAGTATGGTGTGTGCTCTGTCCTGAGGGGCAGCGAGTTCATGTTTGGTGATGCAGCCCCTGAGCATCACCCTGCAGCACCCTCCACCGCCAAGTTCTGTGTGCAGGAGATTGAAAAAGCTGGAG GTGCCAAGGAAGCCACCACCACCCTGCATGTCCTCGCCCTGCTGCGGGATGTGCTGCCCTGCTTCCCTGCAGCTTTGGTGAAGACCTGCTGTGAGACCTTGCTCCGAGTCATGACCCTCAGCCATGTG CTGGTGACAGCATGTGCCATGCAAGCCTTCCACAGCCTCTTCAGTGCCCAGGCCAGCGTGGCCTGCCTGCCAGCTGAGCTCAATGCCCAGATCATCACT GCTCTCTACGACTACGTGCCCAGCACGAGTGACCTGCAGCCCCTTCTGACCTGGCTGTCCACCATGGAGCGGGCACACATCAACCTGGCCAG gctgcagaAGGACCTGTGCTGGGCTCACCTGCCCCGGCTCTTCTCTGCTGCCATGAACTGCTTCCTTTCCCCACATTCCCAGGTGGTGTCGGCAGCAGCGCAGACCCTGCAG GCTCTCCTCAGTGAGTGCATTGCTCCCCACATGGAGGACATTGGCACTGTCTCCACatctgccccagcccctgctgctcaCCTGTGCAAGATGTTCAG ATCAGTGGAGGAAGGGCTGACATACCGTTTCCATGCAGCGTGGGATGAGGTGCTGCGAGTGCTGGAGGTCTTCTTCGAGACATGTGGGAAGCAGTGCCATCCCATCATGAGGAAG TGTCTCCAGTCCTTGTGTGACCTGCGTCTCTCCCCACACTTTCCCTACACTGCTGAAGTGGACCAGGCGGTGGGGGCTGCTGTGAGCACCATGGGTCCCGAGGTGCTGCTGGAATCTGTGCCCCTGCAGATCGATGGCAAGGA GGAGACGCTGGATTTTCCCCGCAGCtggctcctgcctgtgctgcgGGACAACGTGCAGGGTGCACGGCTTGGCTTCTTCACCAGTTACTTCTTGCCTTTGGCAGCTGCCCTGAAAAGCAGAG cCCTGGAGTTTACCCAGGCTGGGAAGAGTGTGGAGGCCAAGATCTACGACACGCTGCAGTGGCAG GTCTGGACTCTGCTGCCTGGCTTCTGCACCCACCCCACAGATGTGCTGGGAGCCTTCAAGGGGCTGGCCCGCACCCTGGGCATGGCCATCAGTGAGCGCCCAGACCTCCGCCCCACTGTGTGCCAGGCCTTGCGCACCCTCATCCACAAAGGCTGCAAGACAG ATGCAGAGCGGGCAGAAGTGGGTCGCTTTGCCAAAAATTTCCTGCCCATCCTGTTCAACGTGTACAGCCAACCTGAGGAGGATGGGGGCACAAGTGCTCAGCGCCGCTCCGTGCTGGACACTGTCCGTGCTTACCTGACTGTCACGGATCCTCAG aTGGTGTGCGGATTCCTGGAGAAAGCCAGTGCAAAGCTGGCCAGTCTTGAGAGTTCCGAGTTCACCAG ACTCTCCATCCTGGACCTGGTAGTGGCAATGGCACCCTATGCTGATGAGCAGTCCCTGGGCTCCCTGTACCGTACCATCCAGCCTTCCCTCCAG agcaAAGAGCGCAGCATGCAGAAGAAGGCGTATCGCGTGCTGGAGGAGGTGTGTGCCGCTCCCCACGCTCCCTGCCAGGCCTTCGTCCGCTCCCACCTCCAGGACCTGCAGACAGCGCTGCTGGACTCGCTCAAGAGCGCAGCATCCCCAGCCAAGAGA CCCCGGCTGAAATGCCTGTTCCACATTGTGAAACAGCTATCTGCAGAGCACGAGCCTTttgtcactgccctggtcccaGAG GTCATCCTATGCACCAAGGAGGTGTCGGTGGGGGCCCGCAAGAACGCCTTCATGCTGCTCGTGGAGATGGGGCATGCTTTCATCCGCTTTGGACCCACCCCTGAAG AGGCTATGCAGCGGTTCCTGCTCCTGATCTACGTGGGGCTCACTGGCTCAGTCACCATGATCAGCTGCACTGTGCTGGCACTGACCCGCCTGTTCTTTGAGTTCAAAg ATCACTTGGAGTTCAGTGtggtggagcagctgctgcagaacatCTGCCTGTTGCTGGCCTCCCGCACGCGGGATGTGGTCAAGGCAGCCCTGGGATTCCTGAAGGTCACACTGCTGCTGGTGGACACCAAGCTCCTGGCCAAGCATGTGCAGACGATG CTGGAGGCTGTGGGGAACCTTTCAGATGACATGAGACGCCACTTCCGTATGAAGCTGCGAAACCTCTTCATCAAGTTCATCCGCAAGTTTGG CTTTGAGCTGGTGaaggggctgctgccagccgAGTACCATAAGGTGCTGGTGAACATCCGCAAGGCGGAATCGCGGAGCCGCAAGCAGCGTGCCCTGAAGAAGGCAGCTGCGGATATGGATGAGGAGGAGGCACCACCACCACAGCCCAGAGGAGACAG TATGGAGGAGATCCTTGCTGACtcagaggatgaggaggaggaagaggaggaacgGCAACGGAGCAAAGAGTGGAGGAAGCAAGCACGGCAGAAGGGCCAGGCATGGCtgaaggaaggggaagatgatGAGCCCCTCAACTTCCTGGACCCCAATGTGTCCCAGCGGGTGCTGG CCACCAAGCCAGGCCCCAAGCGGTCCAGAGGAGTGAGCCATGATTTCCAGATGTCTGAGGATGGACGCCTGATCATCCgtgatgaggaagaggaggtggaTGATGATGAAGCCAAAG GAGCAGATGAGGAGATGGCAGATGTGCTGCAAGATGTGGGTCTCCGCAGT AAGAAAAGTCAGAAGCGTCGGTTCAGAGAGGAGCCAGATGATGAGGAAGCTGAGGCTGGAACCTATTCTCAGTATAGAG CTGGAGGCTCTGGGATCCATCGACAGCTGAACAAGGAGCCAGCCTTTGGTGCAGAGTACAGATCCAAG AAAGGTAAAGGCGACGTGAAGAAGAAGGGCCAACTCGACCCCTACGCCTACATCCCCCTGAACAGAGCTAAACTCAACAGAAG GAAACGGGCAAAAATGCAGGGCCAGTTCAAAGGCCTGATGAAGGGAGCCCAGCGTGGGGCCAAGGCTGGCCACAGGAACCATCTAAAGTCCCAGCGCTCCTGA
- the ZDHHC16 gene encoding palmitoyltransferase ZDHHC16 isoform X1: protein MRSRQRMFAAVMRLLLKCLRLGRRRRFKLVRQVEQLWHYGHLCLRSLLYNSFTNGDVVLDSLFEPVYWLVDHVTRWFGVVFVALVIGLTSSIVAIVYICLLPLILQTYTPAWICWHLAYGHWNLIMIVFHYYMAITTSPGHPPQAKNDLTGVSICRKCIAPKPARTHHCSICNRCVLKMDHHCPWLNNCVGHYNHRYFFSFCLFMTMGCIYCSISGWEMFRDAYAAIERMKLLEKERLQVAANQTYYQTPPPTFSFRQRAFHKSVVYLWVLCSSVALALGALTLWHAALITRGETSIERHINRKERQRLQKKGKVSTAHGTGAGWDRARRDAPLPVLQVFRNPYSYGSWDNWKVFLGVDVPRHWLTRVLLPSPHLPHGTGLSWDLPPCVMEQHAPLLAI from the exons ATGAGGAGCCGGCAGCGGATGTTTGCCGCGGTGATGCGCCTGCTCCTCAAGTGCCTGCGGCTGGGCCGGCGGCGGCGGTTCAAGCTGGTGCGGCAggtggagcagctgtggcacTATGGGCACCTCTGCCTGCGCTCCCTGCTCTACAACTCCTTTACCAACGGCGATGTGGTGCTTGACTCCCTCTTTGAGCCCGTCTACTGGCTGGTGGACCATGTCACCCGGTGGTTTGGCGTG GTGTTTGTGGCACTGGTGATTGGGCTGACGAGCTCTATTGTGGCCATCGTGTACATCTGCCTGCTGCCCCTCATCCTTCAGACCTACACACCTGCTTGGATATGCTGGCACCTTGCCTATGGACACTGGAACCTCATCATGATTGTCTTCCACTACTACATGGCCATCACCacctcacctgggcacccaCCACAG GCCAAGAACGACCTCACTGGCGTCTCCATCTGCAGGAAATGCATTGCTCCCAAGCCGGCTCGCACCCACCACTGCAGCATCTGCAACAG GTGTGTGCTGAAGATGGACCACCACTGCC CCTGGCTAAACAACTGTGTGGGACACTACAACCACCgctacttcttctccttctgcttgTTCATGACCATGGGCTGCATTTACTGCAGCATCAGCGGCTGGGAAATGTTCCGGGATGCCTACGCAGCCATTGAG AGAATGAAACTGCTTGAGAAGGAGAGACTGCAGGTGGCCGCCAACCAG ACATACTACCAGACCCCACCACCCACCTTCTCCTTCCGCCAGCGAGCTTTCCACAAGAGCGTGGTCTACCTCTGGGTCCTGTGCAG CTCGGTTGCACTGGCCCTGGGTGCCCTCACGCTGTGGCACGCTGCCCTCATCACCCGTGGGGAAACGAGCATTGAACGGCACATCAACagaaaggagaggcagaggctgcagaagaAAGGCAAGGTGAGCACAGCCCACGGCACGGGGGCTGGCTGGGACAGAGCCAGACGTGAtgcacctctccctgtcctgcaggTCTTCAGGAACCCTTACAGTTACGGCAGCTGGGATAACTGGAAGGTGTTCCTGGGTGTGGATGTGCCAAG gCACTGGCTCACCCGTGTCCTGCTGCCctctcctcacctgccccacGGGACAGGCCTGAGCTGGGACCTGCCTCCCTGTGTGATGGAGCAACATGCGCCACTCCTGGCAATCTGA
- the PGAM1 gene encoding phosphoglycerate mutase 1, producing the protein MAAAYRLVLVRHGESAWNLENRFSGWYDADLSPAGQQEARRGGEALRDAGYEFDICFTSVQKRAIRTLWTVLDAIDQMWLPVIRTWRLNERHYGALTGLNKAETAAKHGEAQVKIWRRSYDIPPPPMQSDHPFYSTIAKDRRYADLTEDQLPTCESLKDTIARALPFWNEEIVPQIKEGKRVLIAAHGNSLRGIVKHLEGMSEEAIMELNLPTGIPIVYELDKNLKPVKPMQFLGDEETVRKAMEAVAAQGKAKK; encoded by the exons ATGGCCGCCGCGTACCGGCTCGTCCTCGTCCGCCACGGCGAGAGCGCCTGGAACCTCGAGAACCGCTTCAGCGGATGGTACGACGCCGACCTCAGCCCCGCCGGGCAGCAAGaggcgcggcgcggcggcgaGGCCCTCCGAG ATGCCGGCTATGAGTTCGACATCTGCTTCACCTCGGTACAAAAACGGGCGATCCGTACACTCTGGACCGTCCTGGATGCCATTGATCAAATGTGGTTACCCGTTATCCGGACCTGGCGCCTAAATGAGAGGCACTATGGGGCTCTCACGGGTTTGAACAAAGCTGAGACAGCGGCAAAGCACGGTGAGGCGCAGGTCAAGATCTGGAGGCGCTCCTATGACATCCCTCCACCTCCCATGCAGTCTGACCACCCCTTCTACAGCACTATTGCGAAG GATCGTCGCTATGCCGACCTGACAGAGGACCAGCTGCCGACATGTGAGAGCTTGAAGGACACTATTGCCCGGGCTCTGCCTTTCTGGAATGAGGAAATCGTCCCacagatcaaagagggcaaACGAGTCCTTATTGCTGCCCACGGTAATAGCCTGCGTGGGATTGTCAAGCACCTGGAAG GCATGTCAGAAGAGGCCATCATGGAGCTGAACCTGCCCACCGGCATCCCCATTGTCTACGAGCTGGACAAGAACCTGAAACCTGTCAAGCCCATGCAGTTCCTGGGGGATGAGGAGACCGTGCGCAAGGCCATGGAGGCTGTTGCTGCTCAGGGCAAGGCCAAGAAGTGA
- the ZDHHC16 gene encoding palmitoyltransferase ZDHHC16 isoform X3 has protein sequence MRSRQRMFAAVMRLLLKCLRLGRRRRFKLVRQVEQLWHYGHLCLRSLLYNSFTNGDVVLDSLFEPVYWLVDHVTRWFGVVFVALVIGLTSSIVAIVYICLLPLILQTYTPAWICWHLAYGHWNLIMIVFHYYMAITTSPGHPPQAKNDLTGVSICRKCIAPKPARTHHCSICNRCVLKMDHHCPWLNNCVGHYNHRYFFSFCLFMTMGCIYCSISGWEMFRDAYAAIETYYQTPPPTFSFRQRAFHKSVVYLWVLCSSVALALGALTLWHAALITRGETSIERHINRKERQRLQKKGKVFRNPYSYGSWDNWKVFLGVDVPRHWLTRVLLPSPHLPHGTGLSWDLPPCVMEQHAPLLAI, from the exons ATGAGGAGCCGGCAGCGGATGTTTGCCGCGGTGATGCGCCTGCTCCTCAAGTGCCTGCGGCTGGGCCGGCGGCGGCGGTTCAAGCTGGTGCGGCAggtggagcagctgtggcacTATGGGCACCTCTGCCTGCGCTCCCTGCTCTACAACTCCTTTACCAACGGCGATGTGGTGCTTGACTCCCTCTTTGAGCCCGTCTACTGGCTGGTGGACCATGTCACCCGGTGGTTTGGCGTG GTGTTTGTGGCACTGGTGATTGGGCTGACGAGCTCTATTGTGGCCATCGTGTACATCTGCCTGCTGCCCCTCATCCTTCAGACCTACACACCTGCTTGGATATGCTGGCACCTTGCCTATGGACACTGGAACCTCATCATGATTGTCTTCCACTACTACATGGCCATCACCacctcacctgggcacccaCCACAG GCCAAGAACGACCTCACTGGCGTCTCCATCTGCAGGAAATGCATTGCTCCCAAGCCGGCTCGCACCCACCACTGCAGCATCTGCAACAG GTGTGTGCTGAAGATGGACCACCACTGCC CCTGGCTAAACAACTGTGTGGGACACTACAACCACCgctacttcttctccttctgcttgTTCATGACCATGGGCTGCATTTACTGCAGCATCAGCGGCTGGGAAATGTTCCGGGATGCCTACGCAGCCATTGAG ACATACTACCAGACCCCACCACCCACCTTCTCCTTCCGCCAGCGAGCTTTCCACAAGAGCGTGGTCTACCTCTGGGTCCTGTGCAG CTCGGTTGCACTGGCCCTGGGTGCCCTCACGCTGTGGCACGCTGCCCTCATCACCCGTGGGGAAACGAGCATTGAACGGCACATCAACagaaaggagaggcagaggctgcagaagaAAGGCAAG gTCTTCAGGAACCCTTACAGTTACGGCAGCTGGGATAACTGGAAGGTGTTCCTGGGTGTGGATGTGCCAAG gCACTGGCTCACCCGTGTCCTGCTGCCctctcctcacctgccccacGGGACAGGCCTGAGCTGGGACCTGCCTCCCTGTGTGATGGAGCAACATGCGCCACTCCTGGCAATCTGA
- the EXOSC1 gene encoding exosome complex component CSL4 isoform X2, whose amino-acid sequence MAPPARYCVPGERLCSTEEATAGSGTYTRHGFIFSSLAGCLERRNEDSEVCSINSRFAKVHILYVGSTPLKSTFRGTIRREDIRATEKDKVEVYKSFRPSDIVLAKVISLGDAQSNYLLSTAENELGVVVARSEAGVQMVPISWCEMQCPRTHTKEFRKVARVQPQFLQT is encoded by the exons ATGGCGCCTCCCGCACGCTACTGCGTCCCTG GTGAGCGGTTGTGCAGCACGGAAGAGGCCACGGCTGGCAGTGGGACCTACACCCGTCATGGTTTCATCTTCTCCTCGCTGGCCGgctgcctggagaggaggaatGAGGACAGCGAG GTCTGCAGCATTAACTCCCGCTTTGCCAAGGTGCACATCTTGTATGTTGGCTCCACACCACTGAAATCCACCTTCCGAGGGACCATACG GAGAGAAGATATCCGAGCCACGGAGAAGGATAAG GTAGAAGTGTACAAGAGCTTCCGCCCCAGTGACATCGTCCTGGCCAAAGTT ATCTCCTTGGGGGATGCGCAGTCCAACTacctgctgagcacagcagagaatGAGCTGGGCGTGGTGGTGGCACGAAGTGAGGCAG gggtgcAGATGGTGCCCATCAGCTGGTGCGAGATGCAGTGCCCACGGACACACACCAAGGAGTTCCGTAAGGTGGCCCGGGTGCAGCCCCAGTTCCTGCAGACATGA
- the ZDHHC16 gene encoding palmitoyltransferase ZDHHC16 isoform X2 has protein sequence MRSRQRMFAAVMRLLLKCLRLGRRRRFKLVRQVEQLWHYGHLCLRSLLYNSFTNGDVVLDSLFEPVYWLVDHVTRWFGVVFVALVIGLTSSIVAIVYICLLPLILQTYTPAWICWHLAYGHWNLIMIVFHYYMAITTSPGHPPQAKNDLTGVSICRKCIAPKPARTHHCSICNRCVLKMDHHCPWLNNCVGHYNHRYFFSFCLFMTMGCIYCSISGWEMFRDAYAAIERMKLLEKERLQVAANQTYYQTPPPTFSFRQRAFHKSVVYLWVLCSSVALALGALTLWHAALITRGETSIERHINRKERQRLQKKGKVFRNPYSYGSWDNWKVFLGVDVPRHWLTRVLLPSPHLPHGTGLSWDLPPCVMEQHAPLLAI, from the exons ATGAGGAGCCGGCAGCGGATGTTTGCCGCGGTGATGCGCCTGCTCCTCAAGTGCCTGCGGCTGGGCCGGCGGCGGCGGTTCAAGCTGGTGCGGCAggtggagcagctgtggcacTATGGGCACCTCTGCCTGCGCTCCCTGCTCTACAACTCCTTTACCAACGGCGATGTGGTGCTTGACTCCCTCTTTGAGCCCGTCTACTGGCTGGTGGACCATGTCACCCGGTGGTTTGGCGTG GTGTTTGTGGCACTGGTGATTGGGCTGACGAGCTCTATTGTGGCCATCGTGTACATCTGCCTGCTGCCCCTCATCCTTCAGACCTACACACCTGCTTGGATATGCTGGCACCTTGCCTATGGACACTGGAACCTCATCATGATTGTCTTCCACTACTACATGGCCATCACCacctcacctgggcacccaCCACAG GCCAAGAACGACCTCACTGGCGTCTCCATCTGCAGGAAATGCATTGCTCCCAAGCCGGCTCGCACCCACCACTGCAGCATCTGCAACAG GTGTGTGCTGAAGATGGACCACCACTGCC CCTGGCTAAACAACTGTGTGGGACACTACAACCACCgctacttcttctccttctgcttgTTCATGACCATGGGCTGCATTTACTGCAGCATCAGCGGCTGGGAAATGTTCCGGGATGCCTACGCAGCCATTGAG AGAATGAAACTGCTTGAGAAGGAGAGACTGCAGGTGGCCGCCAACCAG ACATACTACCAGACCCCACCACCCACCTTCTCCTTCCGCCAGCGAGCTTTCCACAAGAGCGTGGTCTACCTCTGGGTCCTGTGCAG CTCGGTTGCACTGGCCCTGGGTGCCCTCACGCTGTGGCACGCTGCCCTCATCACCCGTGGGGAAACGAGCATTGAACGGCACATCAACagaaaggagaggcagaggctgcagaagaAAGGCAAG gTCTTCAGGAACCCTTACAGTTACGGCAGCTGGGATAACTGGAAGGTGTTCCTGGGTGTGGATGTGCCAAG gCACTGGCTCACCCGTGTCCTGCTGCCctctcctcacctgccccacGGGACAGGCCTGAGCTGGGACCTGCCTCCCTGTGTGATGGAGCAACATGCGCCACTCCTGGCAATCTGA